A window of [Clostridium] innocuum genomic DNA:
GCTTCGCCATATAGAGCAGTGGGCAAAGCCAAAGCGCGTTCATACACCACTTGCACAGTTTTCAGCAAAAAGCTGGACGCAGTTTGAGCCTTATGGGGTAGTTCTGGTAATGGCGCCGTGGAATTATCCGTTCCAGCTTTCACTGGAGCCGGCGATTGGCGCGATAGCGGCAGGGAATACGGTCATCATCAAGCCGAGTGCCTATGCGAGCGCAACCTCTGCCATCATCGCAAAGCTGATTCGCCGTTGCTTTCCCAGTGAATATGTGGCAGTGGTTGAGGGAGGCCGCCGTGAAAATACAGAGCTGCTGGAGCAGCGCTTTGATTATATCTTTTTTACCGGCGGAGTAGAGGTCGGCCGTCTGGTCATGGAAAAGGCCAGCAGATATCTGACACCGATCACGCTGGAGCTTGGCGGTAAAAGTCCATGCATTGTAGATAGGAGCGCAAATTTGAAGCTGGCTGCCCGCCGTATTGCGTTTGGGAAGTTCCTGAATGCGGGACAGACCTGTGTTGCCCCGGATTATGTATATGTAGAGGCATCGGTGAAAAATGAGTTTCTGGCTTATCTGCAGGACAGTCTGCATACCTTTTTTCAGGGAAGTGCCATGGATTGTGCAACCTATCCGAAAATCATCAATAAAAAGCATTTTGACCGCCTTTGTGCACTCATGCAGGAGGGAAGCATCTGTATGGGCGGAGCCATCCGTGAAGAAACGTGTCAAATCGAGCCAACGGTAATTGAGAATATCTCATGGGACAATGCCATCATGCAGGAGGAAATCTTTGGTCCGCTGCTTCCGATACTGACCTTTACGGATCTGGATGAGGTTATACAGACACTTCTGGATAAGGAAAAACCTCTGGCATTGTATCTGTTCAGCGAGCAGAAGCAGAATCAGCACAGGGTGTTGTCAGCTCTTAGCTATGGGGGCGGCTGCATCAACGATACGATTATTCATCTGGCAACGAGTGCGATGGGCTTTGGCGGTGTTGGTCAAAGCGGGATGGGAAGCTATCACGGCTATGACAGCTTTCAAACCTTCTCTCACTGCAAGAGTATCGTAAAAAAAGCGAACTGGATCGATCTGCCTTTTCGCTATCACCCCTATACAACATGCAAGCAGCGCCTGGTGCGTCTGTTTCTGAAGTAGGTGTTTATGCGTCAGAGAAAGCTAACGGTCATCCTGCTTTGCATCCTGCTATTGCTGTATGCGGGAAATGCGCTTGTGCAGGCGTTTAACCGCGAGGACGGCATACCGATTATCGGCTATCACCATATTGTTCCGGATGCTGATAAACAGGCCTTCTTCCCGAACAACATGTGGGTGATCTCCCTCTCTGATTTTGAACGGCAGATGCAGCTGTTAAAGGAAGAGGGCTACCACAGTGTGACACTGGAGGATGTATATGCCTGGAAGATGGGGAAGAAAGATTTGGATGAGAAAAGTATTGCCATCACCTTTGATGACGGATTTTATTCAACGACGAAATTTGCACAGCCGGTATTGAAGCGCTATGGCTTTACCGGCTCGGTATTCGTGATTGGCTCGGCTATTGATGAGCAGCACGGTCCCTATGATCCTAAGCTTCGCCAGCATGCTTCCCATGCGGATATGCAGGATGAACGTGTGCTTCAGTATTTCTCACATTCCTATGATCTTCATCATAAGAATGCGGATGGCTTTCGCATCGATCAGCTAAACGATGAACAGCTGCAAAGGGATACGGAGCAGGCCGCAAAGCAGGGCTCTATCACCTATTACGCATATCCGTATGGGAAATATAATAAAAGAATACAGAAAATTCTAAAGGATAACGGCACGCGCCTTGCCTTTGGATACAATGAGAACCGCAAAGCAAAACGCAGTGATGATTCCTATGCACTGCCGCGGTTTAATGTCAACGCCTATACCAGACTGGATGTATTCCGCGCCATGCTGGAAAGCAAGTAAGAAAAAAACACAGATTTTCCCTCCACCATTGTGATACGCCTATGTTGGGCATCGGACATTTGCATATAGTGGATTGAGATGGATGAAATCTCATATAAAGGAGGAAATCTTACATGTATAACTCAAGATGCAATTGTTCTTCCAACAGCGGACGCGGGTCTTCCTGCGCACGCAATGGAGAAAGAATTCTGGTAAACCAGTCCGGCTGCAATACGGAAAGCCGTTCCCGCTGTTCCTGTGTCAACACCTACCGTCCTGGCTGCGGTGGTAATCATGGCAGCTGCGGCTGTCATCACCATGACAATGACTGCGGTTGTGGAAGCAATGGAAACTCTCATGGCTGTGGCTGCGGCAATCACCGTCCGTGTCCGCCAAGACCATGCCCGCCAAGACCGTGTCCACCAAGACCATGCCCACCAAAACCGTGTCCGCCAAAACCATGTCCACCGAGACCATGCCCGCCAAGACCGTGTCCGCCACGCCCTAGCTGTGAGGACCGCTGCCGTGAGCAGTATCGCCGCTGCATGAGAAACTGCCGACTGCGTGATGATGATCTGCGTGAGGATTATGCGGAAGCATTCGACTATGATGAAACAGATAGAAAATACGAAGAGTACGAAGAATACGAAGATTAACAGCTGATTCCTTTTTCAGGCGATTCATATAACAAACGGACTCCTGCATGTATTGCAGGGGTCTTTACGTATTATGGGAATTTGCATATTTGGCGAATTATAATTATTTCCAGTTATATGTATAAACCGTCATGTTGAGAGGGGAAGAAAAGCAGAAAGAAAACACAGAAGATCTGCAGGGGATTTTCAAATATCGATGAATAAAAGTTCATTTCTGCAGGTTGTCTAAAATACTTTCCGGATACACGATATGTTCACATTATATACAGTATTCATATATCCATCTTTGCGATTTGTCTTTCAGAATATCTTTGGACATTTTTATTTGATAGGGGAGTTGAGAATGGTTTGAAGATCTAGTTGTATTTCTATCGGCATTTGTGATACCCTTGCGATACGAAAAAAAGGAGGGGCAGCCCATGAAAAAACATATACAAACCATAATGATGATGTATGCATCTCAATCACAAAAGCCCCGGCCTTTCTGCATGTCACTCTGAGCGATATTTTCTTCGCATTCCTATAGAATTTTAACACATGGCACCTTTTTCTATATCATGATGCACAAGTCTGTCAATTATCAGCGGACATTGTTGCGGCTACTTCATTTGCCATAAAAATAACAGTGACAGAGGATCACCCGATCATATTCCTGAAGCAAAACATGAAAAAGGAAAGAAGGGATAAGACCATGCGTGAAACTCAAAAATTGCTTCTGTTATAACAAAGTATTTATGAGATAAATATAAGAGGGGGACAATGAAAAGATGGAAGGGGATGTAGTTGGGCTGTGAAGTATCGATCAAATAGGTCATTGTACATCTGTTTTATTGAGTGATATGCTGCCTGATAAGATATTTACAACAATGGTGGTGCAATTTAAATGCAATTCTTTTAATTTGTACTGAAAGAAGTGTGTATGTATAAATAAGCATGTTGTACAGACTTTGAAAAATCATCCAGTTGTTATTGTATGAATAATATAAAAGCTTATCGATGCTTAGAAAATTCAGTGTATAACATAGCAAATAGAGCGATTACATGTAACACAATGGACAAATATCCTTTGAATAGAGAAGTAGAAGTCGTTTCGCTAACATGTATTTAATCGAAAAGGTGTTTAAATGGGTATCTTTTTCATGAAAGGGAGTATCAAACGTTAAATGGTAGGGGATTTGTTATCGACGCCGGAAAAAGTTTATCCATCAGATGTTGAAGGATATGAATATGAAAATAGAAACGATGAGTTCCCTATATACATAGCATACTTTATTCTTTTTGATATATGTCAGTATGGACCGCTTTCGAGAATAAAACATCACGGTCTGGAATCAAAAGGCGAATGATGATATGATAACGTCAGAATACAGCATACAACTGAGGCGAAAAGGAGTGTTAGCGATATGAATATTTTACTTTTTGGTGTTCCCAATGTTGGAAAAACAACAACCGGTAAATTATTGGCAGACAGATTAGGATATGACTTTCATGATATAGATGAGGAGATTAAGCAGCGCTATAACATAACGATTGAGGAATTTGTTGGCATCGGGACAATTGAAGAAAGAGATGAAAAGAGGGGAAGGATTATTTGTGAATTGGTAAAGCGTAAAAATAACAAGGTGGTGTCCGTAACATCTATATCATATCCTGATTATTTTAAAGAGATTTTGAAAAGGGATGATGTTTTGGCAATCGAACTGAAGGATACGGTTGAGAATATTTATAATCGTTTGATTTTTAGTGATGAAAATGATCATATCTATGTAGATGATGAATATAAAAATGCACATCGTGATTATTATCTAAGCGAAATTTACAAGGATCGGGTATGGTACGGCAGTGTGTATACCATTATTGAAGCAAAATATGATATGATGGGGCAGTCACCTGAGGATGTTGCAGATGGGATAATCAAAAAATTTCACCTATAAAGGAGCTGCAAGGGAGCAGTGTCTGTTCATCATGCAAAAGTCTGCATCATGCAGCGTAAGGATATTTTCTTTGAGACTTCAACATATAGAAATAATGCCCTTTCTTATGAAGATTTATACAGAGGTATTACGCAAAAGCGTTAAATATACTATAATTACGTTATATCGCATTTAGAAAGATACCTAGGCAATATCAAAGCGATAGAAATAGAAGTGGAGTCTTTTATAGAATTCACTTCTTTTTGTATTCACTATTCTTAAAATAGCAGTTCCATCATATATTCCGAAAGGATATAAGTATTGAGTAAGCTCGATTATGTCAATAAGTGGTAAATAGGTGACTGCTTTTATTTTTTACCTCATGAAGAAATCCAGCTTGCAACTCGGGAGTTTATTCATTCATGACAATTTCATTTCACTGTGTTAGAATGAAGCTAGTCATAGGAGGAATGAATTATGGATAGAGCAGTAACCACCTTGTTTATGCTGATGTCAGTAGATGGGAAAATCAGTACCGGGTCATCGGATGAAATGGATGTCGATAAAGACTTTCCTAATATAACCGGCGTTAAGGAGGGACTTCATCAATATTATGAATTTGAACAAATGAGTGATCTATGGTCCTTTAATACCGGTCGAGTTCAGCAGAAAATGGGAGTAAATGAAGAGGATTTCCCGGCAAAATCGCCTGTATCCTTTGTGTTGCTGGATAATCATCATCTAACGGAGCACGGCATTCGGTATTTCTGTCAGTTGTCCAAGGAATTTGTGTTGATTACACAAAACCCCGCACATCCGGCATTTTTAGTAAAGGAAGATAATTTACACATCATCATGCAGGATACGTTGGATCTGGCAGGCGCTTTGAAAATTTTAAAAGAGGATTATGGATGCAGTCGATTAACGGTACAGTCAGGAGGTACCTTGAACGGACTTTTTTTGAGGAAGAAATTGCTGGACTATATAGATATTGTTGTTGCCCCGATATTGATTGGCGGAAAAGATACTGCAACACTGATTGACGGAGCTTCCATCACATCTGTAGATGATTTGCATGCATTGGGAGTACTGAAGCTGGAAGCGTGTGATGTACTGAAAAATTCGTATATTCGCCTAAGATATAAAGTGATCAATTGAAAAGCTGGTCGGTTTAAAATGTCAGTATTTTAGTATATAGGCGCTATGGCGAAAAGACGGCACACTTTCTTTTATGGATACTGTAACAGCATATGCAATAGGAGGGCTGTTTCACTTGGCTGTATTGGTTAGGCAGTGCTTGTTGTTGATGGTACTTTGACAGCATAAAAAATTTTAGAATTACGGAGGATAACAAAATGAAAATCATGGAAGCAATAGATAGAAATCCAACACTGACAGGGCAGCTGCTAGAGGTGTGGGAAAGCTCTGTAAAAGCAACCCATCTCTTCCTGTCAGAGGAAGAAATAGAAAATATTAAGAACTATGTGCCACAGGCAATACAGGAAATACCGTATTTAATTATCGTGGTAAATGAACATCAGGTTCCCATAGGATTCATGGGAATTGCAGAGCAGCATCTTGAAATGCTCTTCATTTCTGACGTAGAAAGAGGAAAAGGCTTGGGCAGAGAATTGCTTACATTCGGAATGGAAAAATATTCAGTGAATGATCTGGCAGTAAATGAACAAAATCCTCTAGCAAAAGGGTTTTATGAATACATGGGATTTAAAGTGTATAAAAGGACAGAGTGTGATGAACAAGGCAATCCATACCCACTTTTATATATGAAATTGAATTGATCTGTACGATTACACAAACGAATCTGCTAGAATATTCACAGGGTATGGAAAGGCTGTATGTATAGGTCTGAGCCTCCTGATCAAAGATATGGTTCATTCTTATATATAATAGAAAAGGCAATAGAAGAAGATTATGTGCAATCAAGCTTTTGTAGATACCATTGGTCATCAGAATTTTCTGAAACAGGCTTGTAATATGAATGTTATCAAAGGTAGGTGTACAGTTCCCACTGGAGAATCCATTACCTACCCATTTGTTGATATCAGGACTACAAGGAACTCATAGATGAGCATGAATAGATTACTATAAGCAGAATATGCGCAGGAGGATGATGGTGAAAAACAGGAAAAACAGAAAATCCAGTTCTAATGATAAAATCGCATGGGGCCTGATTTTGGGATTTATGGGCGGACTATTATTGGATAATATAGCACTTGGTTTAGTGGTTGGGCTGCTGATTGGCAGCTTGCCTGAATGTATAGAAAAGGGAAAGTAATAAACCAGAATGAAAGAAGGATAACATGGATGAATTTACGATCAATGAAATGAAAGAAATGCAGCTGATTTTGCAAGAGAAATATAAAGATAAATGGGAAGGTATTTCTGTTCTAGCAGGCAGGAACAAGCTGCTTTGGATGATTGGAGAAATAGGCGAAGTCATAGACATCGTAAAAAAGCATGGGGATTTTGAAGCGGCTCATCAGGAAGATATAAGAAAAGATCTAATTGAAGAATTAGCTGATGTTCTAATGTATTATAACGATATTTTGTTGTGTTATGATATATCTTCCGAAGAATTAAAGACAGCATATAAAGAAAAATTCGAAAGAAACATGAAACGCTGGTAAAGGTATGTACTGCACGGCCTCTATACAAGTGCTGTGATAAAGCTAAACAGGAGGAGCAATTTGAAAACACGTATGGAATACACCTGTCCTCTGGAGCTGACGCATGATGTTACAAAAGGTAAATGGAAACCGATTATTCTGTGGCAGCTTGGAAAAGGGCGCCGCTCATTATCTTCCTTGAAAAAAGAAATACTGGGCATCACACAGAAAATGCTGATGGAACAGCTGAAGGAGCTTTTGGAATACGGTATGGTTGAAAAGCATACGTATGCCGGTTATCCGCTGCATGTTGAATATTATCTTACCAAGCGCGGAGAGCATATGCTGGAGGCGATTGCAATCATGCAGGAAATCGGAGTGGAAATGATGCTGGAGGATAACCGTGAGGAATTTTTGAAGGAAAAGGGACTTATATAGTCACAAAAAAGTGGGTAATGTACAAATGCTTCCGATCAGACTACAATGGAGGAAAGGTTGGTGAGTGATATGATGAAAGATTGTGAAGCAACGATTGGCAGGCTGATAGATAAACAGACAACAGCATTTGTCAGCTCCGTGGATCTGGACGGCTTTCCAAACACGAAGGCAATGCTTTCTCCGAGAAAGAGAATCGGTATTCAAACATTTTATTTTACGACAAACACATCCTCCATGCGGGCAGCACAGTACCGAGAAAACCCGAAGGCATGTATTTATTTCTGTGATAAACGCTATTTTCGAGGTGTTATGCTGATAGGAACTGCAGAAATTCTGGAGGATACTAAAAGCAGGGAAATGATATGGAGAGAAGGGGATACCATGTATTATCCTGAGGGAGTAACGGATCCGGATTATTGTGTTTTAAAGATTACTGTAACAAAGGGCAGATATTATTCCAACTTTCATTCGGAAACGTTTGCTGTACCTGCTGTGAAACCGATAACTCCTGAATAATCGATTCCCTGCTGAAATGCAATGGATAAAAGCATATGCCCCAGGGAAATGAAATTCATGGTCGGAAAAGCAGAAGGATATTGCAGGCTGTTACCTACATATGCCTTCAAAGAGCAGAAGCTTCTGTTTCTTCAGCATCAGTAAATGTAAATGCTTTTTGTGGATATATTGATCAGGAGGTGGGCTGTTGCTGGAAACCGGACAAGCGAAATAAAAGGAAAAACCATGTAATGCGTTCGGATTTTATGTATGCCTTTCACAGGAATCGGATATCCGCAGACAATTATGGAAAGGGTTTTGTGCAGATTAGACTGTACATTCCCTTTTTTGTTAAGTATAATCTACATAACAGGCTTTATTGACACAAATGGTCTAGCCTCTTTTGAGGCTAGTGGATCTAAATCTTTTCACGAAGTGATATATCATCACGTTTCCCGTCTAGCCTCAACCTGAGGTTAATGGATCTTAATTCAAGATCGGTACATCTAAATATGAATACAAAGCTTTGTGTTTGCAGTAGCTTTACATAGAATCACCATCTTTGTACCACCCTGATCCGTGGGATGACCAGCTACATCTATTTTATATCCATAACAAAAAGTCATGGATGAGTTACACAAAGAGCTGTTAAAGGTTGCAGGAAGTTCTGGAAAGCTTATGCTTCAGCTGAAAAAACGGCATAGAACGATATGCGTTGAATATAACTCAGCGTAAACTTGTGAAAGTGATTGTTCTTCATGGAAGGGGAAATGGACATGGAGCAGAATTCAAAAGACAGTATAGAGAAAACAAAACAAGGATTCGAAGAAAGCTTCAAAAAAGCAGCATATTATGATATGCAAACACAGGACGCATCACACCTGGAAGCAATCCTGAGTTTTCTACCGATACGTCCGGGCATGAAAATACTGGATCTGGGAACAGGAACAGGTTATCTTTCCTTTGCAATTGCGAAGCGATATCCGGACTGTGAAATATATGGGCTGGATATCGTTGCGGAAACATGATGCAGGAATCGTGATAAAGCAAATGCTTTACATAGGAGAAATCTGCATCTTATATGCTATGAAGGTATAGACTTTCCATTCGAAGCTGTAACCTTTGATATGGTCATAACCCGCTATGCTCTGCATCATTTTCCCGCAATTACGCAAACATTTCAGGAAGTATATCGTGTATTGCGGCAAAAAGGCTGTTTCTTTCTCTACGACCAGCACCCAATGAAGATGATGAAAAACGATTTGTCGATGCTTATATGCAGATGAAAAAGGATGGACATATCAAATTTTATACGCTGTATGAATGGCGGCAGCTTGCAGAGACTGCCGGTTTTACATACCATGATTCTTTTGAAACACAGATCAGATTTCCCAGAAAAATGGATGCTGCGTTCGGATTGGAATGCATTATGAAATCCTTTGATGAAAAGACGGTCAGCGGATATGATATTGAAATACTGCAGGATGAAATCTGGATTACGGAAAAGGTTCAGAATGTGATGTTCCTGAAATAGTGCGCATGCCAAACGCAAGGCGCGTTGTATAGCAGGCAGTAGGGAAGATCATAAACAGGAGGCGATAACGATGGCAAATGAAAATAACATAGATTATGATGGAAAAAGCTTCATTCCAAAGCTTAACAGTGCGAATGGCGAGGTCAGTGAGCAGACTGTATTTCATTACCATCAAAAGGATACTGTCATATGGGCAGAATATGCAGGCGGAGATATCTTGAAGGGATTTCTGATTGGAACTGTGGATGAAGCAGGAATGCTGGACTTTACCTATCAGCACCTGAATATAAAGAAAGAAATCAAAATCGGGAAGTGCCACAGCATACCAGTTGTTCTAAAGGCTAACTGCATAGAATTACATGAGCAGTGGCAGTGGCTCAATGGTGACCACAGTAAGGGAACCTCCATTCTCATAGAAATATAAGAAGCATATGGATAACAGGACGAAAAGGAGAAGGTGAATTATGAATTACGAAAATGCGGAGGGCTGCAGAATCATTCAGGCAGGATTCCAAGAACAGACATTGCAGGTGGTACGTACGATCACCAGAGAAACGATACAGGAAATCTATCCTCACTATTATCCGAAGGGCGCAGTAGATTTTTTTCTCTCACACCATAATGCCGCAGGAATTCGTCAGGACTTGGAAGCCGGCAGTGTTTATCTTTTATTGAATGAGAAGCAGCTTGCCGTCGGTACTGTCACGCTGAAGAATCATGAGATATGCAGGCTGTTTGTTCTGCCGGCACACCAGAAAAAGGGATATGGCCGCAGGCTAATGGATTTTGCAGAGCAGAAAATATTCGAATGTACAGATATCTGTAGATTCGATGCATCACTTCCGGCAAAGGCAATCTATATCAAACGCGGCTACAGGGAAAGTGCATATCATATCATACCGACAGAAAACGGTGATTTCCTATGCTATGATGTGATGCAGAAAACAAAGAATACAGATAAATAAACAGGTGTCGATCGGCATCCTCCACACGATCGTACAGCATGTCATGCAGAAAGCGAATGTGTGGATATACAATTCTGGAATGTATGCAGAACAGATGTGCTGGCACTGGTACATATGGGGAATGCGACTCCATATAGATGCGGCCGTTTAAAAGAAGAACCGCAAAATGCATAAAACTGTCTCTTATACAAAACCCCTTTGATTCATATTACAGAACAACTCTGATTTCGTATATTCGTAGAAAGGATACATAAAACAGATACAAAACAGAGAACATATGCAAATGTTAAAAATCTTTGACAGACTTCCAAACAGTTTTGCTGGAGTAGAAGAAGCCCATATCGTATAAACATTCATGAAAGGAGTCAACATGGAATTAGGAACCGGTTGTTCATATGCTGCAAAGAAAGATTGTGCGCAGCTTGAATGCGGCAATGCTTTCTCGCGTACAGGCCTCGGCTTGGAAATCGCACGGAGTCTACTGGAGCGTATGCATGGCAGCATCTCTGCAGAGTATGCGCAAAATAGGCTGTGCATCTGTATACGGCTGCCAAATACTGCAGAGAAAACACATACCGTGTGAAAGTTTAGCAACAGGGGAAAGCACATGCCGCGGATTCCAAAAAACGGTGCTGTAAGACCTGATAAAGACAACGCGTATGGCAGTAAGGCTTACCGTCAAACAGATAGTGACTGTCATCATGCCTCACAGCTGCATGACGACAGCAGAAGCTGGAATGGTGGAAAGGTCTGTGCTTAACAGATTTTGAATGCAGCATATTTACAGCGGGGCTTCTCTCATCCGCCATGCGTCCAAGCGTTAAAGCCTGTAGCATACGAAATATAACAGGAAAAGGTGGTAATGCGGCGTATTTGCTGTACATTACCTCTTTTGTTTACTATAATTTAGATTAAGGTAGGAATAAACGAGAGCGGTGGATATCATTCCGGCAAATGGTGGAAAAGGACTCGGTGTCAAAAAGGTTCTGGACTATGTTCCGTTCACCAAAGAGGAAGCCATCGCCTTTGGAGATAGTATCAATGACATTGAAATGCTGCAGGCAGTTGGAACCGGCATCGCCATGGACAATGCCAGTCAGGATGTAAAGGCCGTGGCGGATGTAATCTGCGGCAGTGTCAGGGAGGAAGAAATTTACCGGTATTGTAAGGAAAATCACCTGATCTGACAGGCCATCTGCATGATGATTGATTGAATATCAAGGAAAAAAGGAAGTGAAGCTTATGGATGCTTATATACGTGTAGGAATCGGTGTTTTGATTCTTCAAAACGGAAGGCTGCTACTGGGACACCGCGTATGCAATGCAGCGGATACCGGTGGGATTTATGAACCAGATTCCTGGTGTCTTCCGGGTGGAAAGCAGGAATACGGGGAGACGATTTTAGAGGATGCCGTAAGGGAAACAAAAGAGGAAACCAATCTGGATATCAAAGACTTACAGGTGTATTGTGCCGTTGATGATCTGCAGCCGGGTAAGCATTATGTCACCATTCAGGTGATAGCCCGTGCCTGCAGCGGGACGCTTTGTGTTATGGAGCCGGAAAAGCAGGATGTCTGGAAATGGTTTCCAGTCGATCAGCTTCCAAAGAACATATACACGCCTTCAAAAAAATTCATTGATGCTTATTTGAGGACACAGAAACAAGACTATTTACAAGAGGTTCGCAGGAAGGAGACCCTATGAAACAATATGAATATGGTAATGTTGCTTACATAATGAAGGATGTGGTTTTGGCAGTCACGATGGAGCATCGTGATATCATAAATGACTATGCCGTAAAGGGTTACCGGTATGCTGGAATGATACCGACAGAAATCAGTGCAAACGGCTGTATCCGCAGAATCGATCTGATATTTGAAAAGGATGGGATCTTATGAGTGTATACTTTTCGATATGCGTCAGTTTATCCGTAGGTCTGATCCTAGGTGCCGTGGGCGGCGGTGTAAAAAAGAAGCTGATAAAAAAGGACTATACGCAGAAACAAATCGCAAGAAATATCAAATTCATCAGTAAAGCGGCAGGTCTGCTCAAGTATGTCACCTGCCTTGTTCTTTTGCTGGGGCTGCTCTGGTGCAGCTATTATCTCATACTTGGCATTATGGAGCCAAAGATGGCAGAGTATGCAAACAACATGTCGGAGTTGATTGTTGCTGTTCTGAGTGTTATTTCCATCATGTTTGCCTTTGTGGAATTTATCAGAAGAAAAGAGTAAGGGTGTTACTGACAGCCTGTAAAGAAAGGAAGAAGATGTGTGCAGCTATTGTGGGGGCAGGGATGCATATCGGAAGGTAAGGTTTATGATAAAGCAGATTAGAATGCTTTTGGTTGCTCTGTCGGTCATATTTTTTATGACGGCATGTAAGGATACTGCCGGATATACTGCAGTACAAAGCATGTGGAATAAGGATATGCTGTTT
This region includes:
- a CDS encoding DUF4177 domain-containing protein, whose amino-acid sequence is MKQYEYGNVAYIMKDVVLAVTMEHRDIINDYAVKGYRYAGMIPTEISANGCIRRIDLIFEKDGIL
- a CDS encoding transporter — its product is MSVYFSICVSLSVGLILGAVGGGVKKKLIKKDYTQKQIARNIKFISKAAGLLKYVTCLVLLLGLLWCSYYLILGIMEPKMAEYANNMSELIVAVLSVISIMFAFVEFIRRKE